A genome region from Sebastes umbrosus isolate fSebUmb1 chromosome 22, fSebUmb1.pri, whole genome shotgun sequence includes the following:
- the LOC119481461 gene encoding uncharacterized oxidoreductase YtbE-like: MSSPSSTTHSVLLNTGVQMPLMGLGTYELVVPEDVYPAVDAALAAGYRAFDSAAVYENEAALGRAVKELLPKHGLTREDVFITSKLGYMDQGERAMEGALLSLSQLDLGYIDLYLIHWPGTQGLEVADQRNSSDRAQSWATLEELHAQGKLKAIGVSNYTPAHMRELMQSCKITPALNQVEFHPKLCQTELRKVCEEHGVCFQAYSSLGKGELVTDPVVMEVAKNCERTPAQVLLRWAVQQGVPVLPKSSNPDRIKDNARLFDFTLSDTDMDRLSALDCGRKYCLDASSIV; encoded by the exons ATGTCTTCCCCCTCTTCCACTACCCACTCTGTCCTCCTAAATACGGGGGTTCAGATGCCCCTCATGGGTTTGGGGACTTACGAGTTGGTGGTTCCTGAAGATGTCTACCCGGCTGTGGATGCAGCGTTGGCTGCCGGTTATCGGGCCTTTGACAGTGCAGCCGTCTACGAGAATGAAGCTGCGCTGGGTCGAGCCGTGAAGGAGCTCCTGCCCAAACACGGCTTAACCAGAGAGGATGTTTTCATAACCAG TAAGCTGGGCTACATGGATCAGGGTGAGAGAGCCATGGAAGGAGCCCTGCTCAGCCTGTCTCAGCTGGATTTGGGTTACATCGACCTCTACCTGATCCACTGGCCTGGGACACAGGGTCTGGAGGTGGCTGACCAACGCAACTCAA GCGACCGAGCTCAGAGTTGGGCCACACTGGAGGAGCTGCATGCTCAGGGGAAGCTGAAGGCCATAGGAGTGTCCAACTACACACCAGCACACATGAGAGAACTGATGCAGAGCTGCAAAATCACTCCTGCTCTGAATCAG GTAGAGTTTCACCCAAAGCTGTGCCAGACAGAGCTGAGGAAAGTGTGTGAGGAGCATGGAGTGTGTTTCCAAGCATACTCCTCCTTAGGGAAAGGAGAGCTGGTCACTGACCCTGTGGTCATGGAGGTGGCAAAGAACTGTGAACGCACACCTgcacag GTCCTTTTGCGCTGGGCTGTGCAGCAGGGCGTCCCTGTGCTCCCAAAATCTTCCAATCCAGACAGAATAAAGGACAATGCGAGGCTTTTTGACTTCACACTGAGCGACACAGACATGGACAGACTGTCAGCTTTGGACTGTGGGCGCAAGTACTGCCTGGATGCATCATCAATAGTTTGA
- the badb gene encoding BCL2 associated agonist of cell death b → MSDVTMSAHFTISDSESEASEEVEEGDDNQSLAVQEPQLPQRHSLTLPELRLAATGRLRLNSESHASTVSRDEELQAGWEDEAGTPTDGAPFRGRSKSAPPALWAAKKYGRKLRRMSDEFDSLLDKGEMKKVRSAGSAKQMHHSRSWWSYLFSHQETEGENNHHENHTHRTE, encoded by the exons ATGTCGG ATGTCACGATGTCTGCACACTTCACTATTTCCGACAGCGAGTCAGAGGCATcggaggaggtagaggaaggAGATGATAACCAATCATTAGCTGTGCAAGAGCCGCAGCTTCCTCAACGCCACTCCCTCACCCTACCTGAGCTCAGACTGGCAG CAACCGGTCGACTCAGGCTGAACTCAGAGTCCCACGCTTCCACCGTCTCCAGAGACGAGGAGCTCCAGGCGGGTTGGGAAGACGAGGCCGGCACGCCCACTGACGGAGCTCCGTTCCGGGGTCGGTCCAAGTCGGCTCCTCCTGCTCTGTGGGCAGCCAAGAAGTACGGCCGGAAGCTCCGAAGGATGAGCGACGAGTTTGACAGCCTGCTGGACAAAGGG GAAATGAAGAAGGTGAGGAGCGCTGGGTCGGCCAAACAGATGCACCACTCTAGAAGCTGGTGGAGCTACCTCTTCAGTCACcaggagacggagggagagaacAACCACCATGAAAACCACACTCATCGCACTGAATAA